The nucleotide window GGCCGGCGTGTATTTGACGGCATTGGAGAGCAAGTTGACCAGGATTTGCTGGAGCCGCTTGCGATCGGCCCGGCAAGCAGTCGCGCGCGGATCGATCGCCAGCGGCAGCTGCAAGCCCTGGCTGTCAGCCCGGGCGCGCACCAGCGACAGGGCCTGCCGGCAGGCTTGCTCCACTGGGACAGTCTCCCACGCCAGCGTTGTCCGATCCGCCTCAAGCTTGGCAAACTCGATTAAGTCCTCTAGCAGCTGCAACAAGTACTCGCTGCTGTCCACCAGCGACTGAACGTACTGCCGCTGGCGCTCGGAGAGCGTGCCGCCCACCTGCTGCCGCAGCAGTTTTGCAAATCCAGTAACGTTGGTGAGCGGTTCGCGCAGCTCGTGGGCGAGGCCGGCAATAGATTCGCTCTGGGCTTGCTTGTCTTGGCGCGCGCGCTGCTGCTGCTGCGCCAGGGCCTGCATGCGCTCGGCATTCTGCAGCCGGACCGCCACAAGGGCTAGCAGCGGGGCCAGTTGCGCTAGCTGCTGGCGCTCGCTGGCGCTAAAGGGCCGCTCGTCGCTCAGCTGCTCCAGTACGAGCCCGCCCAATAAGCTGGACCCTAGAAACAGCGGGACGCTCAGGCGCGATCGCGCCCATGCCTTGCCTGGAGACGCCACCGGTGGAACGGCCCGAAACGGGCAGCCCTGCTGCCAGGAAGCCCGTTCCTGCGGCCAGAGTAGTTCCACACTAGCTGCGCATGGCGGCTCGGGGATGGTTGGGGCGGTCCAAGCCTGCAGCAAGCACGCCTGCGAGTCCGCCAGGCCCACCAGCCACACCCGATCCAGCGAGTAGCCCTCGCCAATCTGCGCCAAGCCCTGCTGCAGCGCGCCGGTCGGCTCGCAATCGGCACTCAGAGCAGCCAGTAGCTGCTCGAGTGAAGAAGTAGCGTGCCTGTATGGCAATGTTGGCGAGCGTACAATCGAAACAGCGGCCAATCGGGTACCTATTAGGCTAACGCGGGGCCGATTGCTGGCTCAAAACTCGCGCCGCCCCAAAATCGCGATCGCCAGCACTACTCCCGTATAGGCAACCCCGTAGAGGGCGTGCCCGGCCAGCTCGGGCGGCGGCGGCAGCAGCTCG belongs to Cyanobacteria bacterium QS_8_64_29 and includes:
- a CDS encoding histidine kinase produces the protein MAQIGEGYSLDRVWLVGLADSQACLLQAWTAPTIPEPPCAASVELLWPQERASWQQGCPFRAVPPVASPGKAWARSRLSVPLFLGSSLLGGLVLEQLSDERPFSASERQQLAQLAPLLALVAVRLQNAERMQALAQQQQRARQDKQAQSESIAGLAHELREPLTNVTGFAKLLRQQVGGTLSERQRQYVQSLVDSSEYLLQLLEDLIEFAKLEADRTTLAWETVPVEQACRQALSLVRARADSQGLQLPLAIDPRATACRADRKRLQQILVNLLSNAVKYTPAGSVTIEVTPAHGWIAFAVIDTGIGIPPSEREAVFQPFRQGQSQDRARGTGLGLSLARRLARLHGGDITLDSQQGKGSRFTLYLPHAATGEAG